Proteins from one Juglans microcarpa x Juglans regia isolate MS1-56 chromosome 1S, Jm3101_v1.0, whole genome shotgun sequence genomic window:
- the LOC121246556 gene encoding uncharacterized protein LOC121246556 — translation MLVTNFTTRRILIDNRSSADILFWDTFSKIGIDADQLKPAPTTLKGFTGDTIQPMGSITLPVSIGTDPHIATTMIEFLVVRTRSTYNAIIGRPTLNALEAITSTYHLKIKFLTKAGIGEVRGEQVLARECYVQELKSGQGEVSMVDTKEEAIFPSAPQK, via the coding sequence ATGCTGGTGACAAATTTTACGACGAGGAGAATATTAATTGACAACAGAAGTTCGGCAGACATCCTATTCTGGGATACATTCAGCAAGATAGGAATCGATGCGGATCAACTGAAACCAGCACCAACTACGTTAAAAGGGTTCACTGGAGACACGATACAGCCAATGGGGTCCATTACATTGCCAGTATCTATAGGCACAGACCCTCATATTGCCACAACGATGATTGAGTTTTTAGTAGTGAGAACTCGGTCAACATATAATGCAATCATTGGGCGACCCACATTGAATGCTTTGGAGGCTATTACCTCGACctatcatctaaaaataaagTTCCTGACAAAAGCTGGAATAGGCGAGGTACGTGGCGAACAGGTCCTAGCCAGAGAATGTTATGTGCAGGAGCTCAAATCAGGGCAAGGAGAAGTCAGCATGGTGGACACTAAGGAGGAGGCAATCTTCCCGTCAGCACCccaaaaatga